In Carassius auratus strain Wakin chromosome 20, ASM336829v1, whole genome shotgun sequence, the genomic stretch AATAACTGATTATAACAATTTTCCATAGATTTTTGTAGCTTTACCCTTGATCCCAACACAGTGGTTGAAGACCTCGTCCTCTCTGAGAACAACAGACAGATGACATATACTGGGCATTTAGGGATTTATAAGTTCCCCTGCAAGGTGTTTTGCAAGGAGAGTGTGTTTGGACGCTGCTATTGGGAGGTGGAGTGGAGCGGGAGATGTGTGCATATATCAGTCTCGTATAAAGAAATGAGTGGCAGAGGAAAGGGATTAGTTGGTACGTTTGGAAACAACAACACATCTTGGAGTCTGCAGTGTTTTCCCAAGCCTGTTTTCTGGCATAAGAGCAGTAAAACAGAGATCTCAAGACCTCTGTCCTCTAGGGTAGGTGTGTTTGTGGACTACAGTGCAGGGACTCTGTCTTTCTACAGTGTCTCTGATACAGTGACCCTCTTACACCgcgtccagaccacattcactcaacCCCTGTATCCTGGATTTTGGTTCAGCGCATTAGGTTCTGGAGATCTGCTTAATCTAGACAACTCTGGGTCAAACACCAGTGTGTTCTCCTCAGTGAAACTATGTGATCCATAAACCAGTTTTGTGTTCCCCTTATTTAAATGCagcattgtgtatatataaatattaacaatcaTAATGTTATcacatatttaactttttttacaaGTAGTATGACaggaattattatattttaaaaattaaaatgtgtttgtgtttgtaaaacaaaacattatagcCTGGTTTAACGGAATTTTTATCTCCTTTCTGTTGACCTATGGAAGATTTTACGAAAATCTCAGCTGAGCAATAAAACAAGACAGTCTAATAAAG encodes the following:
- the LOC113037769 gene encoding tripartite motif-containing protein 16-like, producing the protein MQRTTTQRIQEKQKTIEELKQVVNTLKHSAQTAVEHSEKIFTELILSIKRRQHEVTQLIRDQERTEVSRAEGLLEQLEQEITDLQRTDTELDQHPHTEQHFPFKKLSDSSEYDQSSSMTVNHILFDGLRKSLSDLKQHFEDFCQEEISNIISVVARIQILPLTRIRNHFKQYFCSFTLDPNTVVEDLVLSENNRQMTYTGHLGIYKFPCKVFCKESVFGRCYWEVEWSGRCVHISVSYKEMSGRGKGLVGTFGNNNTSWSLQCFPKPVFWHKSSKTEISRPLSSRVGVFVDYSAGTLSFYSVSDTVTLLHRVQTTFTQPLYPGFWFSALGSGDLLNLDNSGSNTSVFSSVKLCDP